In Puntigrus tetrazona isolate hp1 chromosome 7, ASM1883169v1, whole genome shotgun sequence, the following are encoded in one genomic region:
- the nucb2a gene encoding nucleobindin-2a isoform X1, translated as MEDIKQGKLAKELDFVSHHVRTKLDELKRQEVSRLRTLIKAKQDIEGGNDIAVDHQALLKQFEYLNHMNPHTFEVEDLDRLIKSATKDLENYDKERHEEFKRYEMMKEHERREHLKTLDEEGRKKEEEHYEEMKKKHADHPKVNHPGSKDQLKEVWEEADGLDPEDFDPKTFFNLHDTNGDGFFDEQELEALFTKELEKIYDPTNEEDDMVEMEEERLRMREHVMNEVDSNKDRLVSLDEFLVATRKKEFLEPDSWETLEQNQAYTEEEMREFEEQLARQEEDLNLKAADLQKQREDLERQQEQLNAQKIELQQAVEHMERLKTQKVPPPSEMQLEGNAVPESLGHDQPPVPPEHQPQPPGHQDITLEQHHDVPLNQQDLGQEHQNIPQENQPLPPGHNSPPHDSPQMPLDHNNVP; from the exons ATGGAAGATATAAAG CAAGGGAAGTTGGCTAAAGAGCTTGACTTTGTCAGCCACCATGTGAGAACCAAGCTGGACGAACTTAAAAGGCAAGAGGTCAGCCGTCTGAGAACCCTGATCAAAGCCAAGCAAGATATTGAAGGAGGGAATG ATATTGCAGTAGATCACCAGGCATTACTCAAACAGTTTGAATATCTGAACCACATGAACCCACACACATTTGAAGTTGAGGATCTGGACAGACTCATCAAATCG GCTACAAAAGATCTGGAGAACTACGACAAGGAACGGCATGAAGAATTTAAAAGGTACGAGATGATGAAAGAGCACGAGAGACGGGAACACCTGAAGACACTTGATGAGGAGGGCCGGAAGAAAGAAGAGGAGCACTATGAGGAGATGAAGAAGAAACACGCTGACCACCCTAAAGTCAATCACCCT GGTAGCAAGGATCAACTCAAAGAAGTGTGGGAAGAGGCTGATGGACTGGACCCTGAAGATTTTGACCCCAAAACATTCTTCAACCTGCATG ACACAAACGGAGatggattctttgatgaacaagAGCTGGAAGCCCTGTTCACGAAAGAG TTGGAGAAGATCTATGATCCAACTAATGAAGAAGACGACATGGTTGAAATGGAGGAGGAGAGGCTCCGAATGAGAGAACATGTCATGAACGAg GTTGACTCTAATAAAGACAGACTGGTGTCCTTAGATGAGTTTCTGGTTGccacaagaaaaaaagagtttcttGAACCAGACAGCTGGGAA ACTCTAGAACAGAACCAGGCATATACCGAAGAAGAGATGAGAGAGTTTGAAGAGCAGTTGGCCAGGCAGGAGGAAGACTTAAATCTGAAAGCAGCTGACCTTCAGAAGCAGAGAGAGGATCTGGAGCGGCAGCAGGAGCAGCTCAATGCTCAGAAAATAGAACTGCAGCAG GCTGTGGAGCATATGGAGCGGTTAAAAACGCAGAAGGTTCCACCTCCATCTGAGATGCAAT TGGAAGGCAATGCTGTCCCTGAGTCTCTAGGACATGACCAGCCCCCTGTGCCCCCTGAGCACCAGCCTCAGCCCCCAGGACACCAAGATATCACTCTAGAACAACACCATGACGTACCCTTAAATCAGCAGGATCTAGGACAGGAACACCAAAATATACCCCAAGAAAACCAGCCACTGCCTCCAGGACACAACAGTCCACCCCATGATTCTCCACAGATGCCCCTTGACCACAACAACGTGCCATAG
- the nucb2a gene encoding nucleobindin-2a isoform X2, with translation MSYLKGLLTSCLVLASVMSWAKAVPISIDKTKVKLPEETVKEPPRQVDTGLHYDRYLREVIDFLEKDQHFRDKLHNTDMEDIKQGKLAKELDFVSHHVRTKLDELKRQEVSRLRTLIKAKQDIEGGNDIAVDHQALLKQFEYLNHMNPHTFEVEDLDRLIKSATKDLENYDKERHEEFKRYEMMKEHERREHLKTLDEEGRKKEEEHYEEMKKKHADHPKVNHPGSKDQLKEVWEEADGLDPEDFDPKTFFNLHDTNGDGFFDEQELEALFTKELEKIYDPTNEEDDMVEMEEERLRMREHVMNEVDSNKDRLVSLDEFLVATRKKEFLEPDSWETLEQNQAYTEEEMREFEEQLARQEEDLNLKAADLQKQREDLERQQEQLNAQKIELQQAVEHMERLKTQKVPPPSEMQLEGNAVPESLGHDQPPVPPEHQPQPPGHQDITLEQHHDVPLNQQDLGQEHQNIPQENQPLPPGHNSPPHDSPQMPLDHNNVP, from the exons ATGTCCTATTTAAAGGGGCTCCTCACCAGCTGCCTTGTGTTAGCCAGTGTGATGTCCTGGGCCAAGGCAGTGCCAATAAGCATAGATAAAACTAAGGTGAAGCTCCCAGAGGAAACAGTCAAAGAGCCTCCCAGA CAAGTA GACACCGGACTGCATTATGACCGTTATCTCAGGGAAGTTATCGATTTCCTTGAAAAAGATCAACATTTTAGAGATAAGCTTCATAACACAGACATGGAAGATATAAAG CAAGGGAAGTTGGCTAAAGAGCTTGACTTTGTCAGCCACCATGTGAGAACCAAGCTGGACGAACTTAAAAGGCAAGAGGTCAGCCGTCTGAGAACCCTGATCAAAGCCAAGCAAGATATTGAAGGAGGGAATG ATATTGCAGTAGATCACCAGGCATTACTCAAACAGTTTGAATATCTGAACCACATGAACCCACACACATTTGAAGTTGAGGATCTGGACAGACTCATCAAATCG GCTACAAAAGATCTGGAGAACTACGACAAGGAACGGCATGAAGAATTTAAAAGGTACGAGATGATGAAAGAGCACGAGAGACGGGAACACCTGAAGACACTTGATGAGGAGGGCCGGAAGAAAGAAGAGGAGCACTATGAGGAGATGAAGAAGAAACACGCTGACCACCCTAAAGTCAATCACCCT GGTAGCAAGGATCAACTCAAAGAAGTGTGGGAAGAGGCTGATGGACTGGACCCTGAAGATTTTGACCCCAAAACATTCTTCAACCTGCATG ACACAAACGGAGatggattctttgatgaacaagAGCTGGAAGCCCTGTTCACGAAAGAG TTGGAGAAGATCTATGATCCAACTAATGAAGAAGACGACATGGTTGAAATGGAGGAGGAGAGGCTCCGAATGAGAGAACATGTCATGAACGAg GTTGACTCTAATAAAGACAGACTGGTGTCCTTAGATGAGTTTCTGGTTGccacaagaaaaaaagagtttcttGAACCAGACAGCTGGGAA ACTCTAGAACAGAACCAGGCATATACCGAAGAAGAGATGAGAGAGTTTGAAGAGCAGTTGGCCAGGCAGGAGGAAGACTTAAATCTGAAAGCAGCTGACCTTCAGAAGCAGAGAGAGGATCTGGAGCGGCAGCAGGAGCAGCTCAATGCTCAGAAAATAGAACTGCAGCAG GCTGTGGAGCATATGGAGCGGTTAAAAACGCAGAAGGTTCCACCTCCATCTGAGATGCAAT TGGAAGGCAATGCTGTCCCTGAGTCTCTAGGACATGACCAGCCCCCTGTGCCCCCTGAGCACCAGCCTCAGCCCCCAGGACACCAAGATATCACTCTAGAACAACACCATGACGTACCCTTAAATCAGCAGGATCTAGGACAGGAACACCAAAATATACCCCAAGAAAACCAGCCACTGCCTCCAGGACACAACAGTCCACCCCATGATTCTCCACAGATGCCCCTTGACCACAACAACGTGCCATAG
- the rps13 gene encoding 40S ribosomal protein S13 gives MGRMHAPGKGLSQSALPYRRSVPTWLKLTSDDVKEQIFKLAKKGLTPSQIGVILRDSHGVAQVRFVTGNKILRILKSKGLAPDLPEDLYHLIKKAVAVRKHLERNRKDKDAKFRLILVESRIHRLARYYKTKRVLAPNWKYESSTASALVA, from the exons ATGGGTCGTATGCACGCTCCTgg caagggCTTGTCCCAGTCTGCGCTGCCGTATAGACGAAGTGTCCCAACA tggCTCAAGCTGACATCCGATGATGTTAAAGAGCAAATCTTCAAATTGGCCAAAAAGGGTCTGACTCCCTCACAGATTG GTGTGATCCTGAGGGATTCCCATGGTGTTGCTCAGGTGCGTTTTGTCACTGGCAACAAGATCCTTAGGATCCTGAAGTCCAAAGGTCTGGCCCCTGACCTGCCTGAGGATCTCTACCACCTCATCAAGAAGGCTGTCGCTGTGAGGAAGCACTTGGAAAGGAACAGAAAG GACAAGGATGCTAAGTTCCGCCTGATTCTGGTTGAGAGCAGAATCCACAGGCTTGCCCGCTACTACAAGACCAAGAGAGTACTTGCCCCCAACTGGAAGTA TGAATCCTCCACAGCTTCTGCACTGGTGGCATAA